A DNA window from Caretta caretta isolate rCarCar2 chromosome 7, rCarCar1.hap1, whole genome shotgun sequence contains the following coding sequences:
- the LOC142072660 gene encoding uncharacterized protein LOC142072660, whose product MQSSSAEVTMMESQNRKRAPAWTEREVRDLIAVWGEESVLSELRSSFRNAKTFLKISQGMKDRGHNRDPKQCRVKLKELRQAYQKTREANGRSGSEPQTCRFYDELHAILGGSATTTPAVLFDSFNGDGGNTEVGFGDEEDDDEEVVDSSQQASGETGFPDSQELFLTLDLEPVPPEPTQGCLLDSAGGEGTSAACVSMITGSSPSQRLVKLRKKKKRTRDEMFSELMLSSHTDRAQTNAWRQIMSECRKAQNDREERWRAEESKWRAEESKWRAEDRAEAQRWRQRDERRQDSMLRLLQDQTSMLQCMVELQQRQLEHRLPLQPLCNQPPSSPSSIASTPRRPRTRWGGLRPTSHSPTEDCPKKRRLLLGPERAEYFLSPPALERCRSPGEQGLLEAVGGLGTRPCLGHLAWTCPFPQGPVPAAEAGAGRALSEQVPGLGGAALTPRMQRVARWSRQLHVMHRLRELHRDATSLLLAREPLTDLNDSQRVQGPARYLHRALQGGVWLGVVE is encoded by the exons atgcagagctcatcagcagaggtgaccatgatggagtcccagaatcgcaaaagagctccagcatggactgaacgggaggtacgggatctgatcgctgtttggggagaggaatccgtgctatcagaactccgttccagttttcgaaatgccaaaacctttctgaaaatctcccagggcatgaaggacagaggccataacagggacccgaagcagtgccgcgtgaaactgaaggagctgaggcaagcctaccagaaaaccagagaggcgaacggccgctctgggtcagagccccaaacatgccgcttctatgatgagctgcatgccattttagggggttcagccaccactaccccagccgtgttgtttgactccttcaatggagatggaggcaatacagaagtaggttttggggacgaagaagatgatgatgaggaggttgtagatagctcacagcaagcaagcggagaaaccggttttcccgacagccaggaactgtttctcaccctagacctggagccagtaccccccgaacccacccaaggctgcctcctggactcagcaggtggagaagggacctctg ctgcatgtgtttcaatgatcacaggatcttctccttcccagaggctagtgaagcttagaaagaaaaaaaaacgcactcgcgatgaaatgttctccgagctcatgctgtcctcccacactgacagagcacagacgaatgcgtggaggcaaataatgtcagagtgcaggaaagcacaaaatgaccgggaggagaggtggagggctgaagagagtaagtggcgggctgaagagagtaagtggcgggctgaagacagggctgaagctcaaaggtggcggcagcgtgatgagaggaggcaggattcaatgctgaggctgctgcaggaccaaaccagtatgctccagtgtatggttgagctgcagcaaaggcagctggagcacagactgccactgcagcccctctgtaaccaaccgccctcctccccaagttccatagcctccacacccagacgcccaagaacacggtggggaggcctccggccaaccagccattcccccacagaggattgcccaaaaaaaagaaggct CCTTCTGGGCCCTGAAAGAGCCGAATACTTCCTGAGCCCGCCAGCCCTGGAGCGGTGCAGGAGCCCCGGGGAGCAGGGCCTGCTGGAGGCAGTGGGAG GGCTGGGCACCAGGCCCTGCCTGGGACACTTGGCCTGGAcgtgccccttcccccaggggccaGTGCCGGCGGCAgaggccggggcggggcgggcgctCTCCGAGCAG gtGCCCGGGCTGGGAGGCGCCGCTCTCACACCCAGGATGCAGCGGGTGGCCCGGTGGAGTCGGCAGCTGCACGTGATGCACCGGCTGAGGGAGCTGCACCGGGATGCaaccagcctgctgctggccagggagCCGCTCACCGACCTCAATGACAGCCAGAGGGTCCAGGGGCCGGCCCGTTATCTGCACCGGGCTCTCCAGGGAGGTGTGTGGCTGGGGGTGGTGGAATGA